One genomic window of Actinoplanes lobatus includes the following:
- a CDS encoding methyltransferase family protein: protein MAWLAFTLNLTGTLTAFGLRTWLHKRRTGDTGHRHSRPPTGTPAWWAQILVAAGLLGGLTAPLLHATGALHPVSALDHRAVQVAGLIVAVAGFVAIPAAQAAMGTSWRIGVDAGETTTLVTSGVFALVRNPIFTAMIIAMAGITAMTPTWPQLLVLAAVIAALELQVRTVEEPYLRTAHGETYTGYTRRTGRFLPRIGQTRHNTHA, encoded by the coding sequence ATGGCCTGGCTCGCGTTCACCCTCAACCTGACCGGCACGCTCACCGCATTCGGACTGCGAACCTGGCTGCACAAACGCCGCACCGGCGACACCGGCCACCGGCACAGCCGCCCTCCGACCGGCACCCCGGCCTGGTGGGCACAGATACTGGTCGCGGCCGGTCTACTCGGCGGGCTCACCGCTCCCCTACTGCACGCGACAGGAGCCCTGCACCCGGTGAGCGCCCTCGATCACCGGGCCGTTCAGGTCGCCGGACTGATCGTCGCCGTCGCCGGATTCGTCGCCATCCCGGCCGCACAGGCCGCGATGGGCACCTCCTGGCGCATCGGCGTCGACGCCGGCGAAACCACCACCCTCGTCACCAGCGGCGTCTTCGCACTCGTACGCAACCCCATCTTCACCGCGATGATCATCGCCATGGCCGGCATCACCGCCATGACACCGACCTGGCCCCAACTGCTCGTCCTGGCAGCTGTGATCGCCGCACTCGAACTACAGGTCCGCACCGTCGAAGAGCCCTACCTACGCACCGCCCACGGCGAGACCTACACCGGCTACACCCGACGCACCGGCCGCTTCCTGCCCCGCATCGGCCAGACCCGCCACAACACACACGCCTGA
- a CDS encoding beta-propeller domain-containing protein, which yields MSRRLILCAALVLTVPLAGCTTTPDARPAASPSTGAAMRLVAFDSCDQLIADLRRAAKASVGPYGFGGGPELLDDSVRAVGGSASKVDSAPGPDFSGTNVHESEADEPDMVKTDGRRIVTVSQGVLRVVDVATRKETGSVDLGVQNAGQLQLLLTGDSALVLVPAGYQRSFVGKKAEIADGPQLLLVDLSGPPKIVSQYQGEGELVDARMTGATARIVLRTTPRIQFPDSPTISDEKRRIAENRDAIDRAPADAWLPGWQVTDGAVTTTGKVDCGRVSRPTDYSGGSLVTILTFDLARPALGGGDPVAVVADGDTVYATATSLYLASDQRWRFDRFAGRAAKPARQETDLYKFALEGSQPPVYRAAGTVPGYLINQYALSEWETHLRVATTDSKTNRSAVRVLTEQNGELAQTGIVDGIGKGEQIYSVRFLGNRGYVVTFRQTDPLYSLDLSDPAKPAVTGELKITGYSAHLQPVGADRLIGIGQEADGNGRTQGTQVSLFDVSDPAKPRRLARYQIPGGYSEAEYDPHALLWWPAANLLVTPVSTWNGQDSQSVALALRVTDDIRLTDKVSHPAAKGYPSMIQRSLVAGNVLWTLSDAGLQASELSTMDQLAWLPN from the coding sequence ATGTCACGCCGTCTGATCCTGTGCGCAGCCCTTGTCCTCACCGTCCCGCTCGCCGGCTGCACGACGACCCCCGACGCGCGGCCCGCGGCGTCCCCGTCCACCGGTGCCGCGATGCGCCTGGTGGCGTTCGACTCGTGCGATCAGCTGATCGCCGATCTGCGCCGGGCGGCGAAGGCCAGCGTCGGACCGTACGGCTTCGGCGGTGGGCCCGAACTTCTCGACGACTCTGTCCGGGCCGTGGGGGGCTCCGCGAGCAAGGTGGACAGCGCCCCGGGGCCGGACTTCTCCGGCACCAACGTGCACGAGTCGGAGGCGGACGAGCCCGACATGGTCAAGACCGACGGCCGACGGATCGTCACCGTCAGCCAGGGTGTGCTGCGCGTGGTGGACGTGGCCACCCGCAAGGAAACCGGCAGCGTTGACCTGGGTGTCCAGAACGCCGGTCAACTCCAGTTGCTGCTCACCGGCGACTCCGCCCTCGTGCTGGTGCCGGCCGGTTACCAGCGCAGCTTCGTCGGCAAGAAGGCCGAGATCGCCGACGGACCCCAGCTGTTGCTCGTCGACCTGTCCGGCCCGCCGAAGATCGTCAGTCAATACCAGGGTGAGGGCGAACTGGTCGACGCCCGGATGACCGGTGCCACCGCCCGGATCGTGCTCCGCACGACGCCCCGGATCCAGTTTCCCGACTCGCCCACCATCTCGGACGAGAAGCGGCGGATCGCCGAGAACCGCGACGCGATCGACCGCGCCCCCGCGGACGCCTGGCTGCCCGGCTGGCAGGTGACCGACGGCGCGGTGACCACCACCGGCAAGGTCGACTGCGGTCGGGTCAGCCGGCCCACCGACTATTCGGGCGGCTCGCTCGTCACCATCCTGACCTTCGACCTGGCCCGGCCCGCCCTCGGCGGCGGCGACCCGGTCGCCGTCGTCGCCGACGGCGACACCGTGTATGCCACGGCGACCAGCCTCTACCTGGCCAGTGACCAGCGCTGGCGGTTCGACCGCTTCGCCGGCCGGGCGGCAAAGCCGGCACGCCAGGAGACCGACCTCTACAAGTTCGCGCTCGAGGGAAGCCAGCCGCCGGTCTACCGGGCGGCCGGGACCGTACCCGGCTACCTGATCAACCAGTACGCATTGTCGGAATGGGAGACCCATCTTCGGGTCGCCACCACCGACTCGAAGACCAACCGGTCCGCGGTGCGGGTGCTGACCGAACAGAACGGCGAACTCGCGCAAACGGGCATCGTCGACGGGATCGGCAAGGGCGAACAGATCTACTCCGTCCGTTTCCTCGGCAACCGTGGCTACGTCGTCACGTTCCGGCAGACCGACCCGCTGTACAGTTTGGACCTCTCCGATCCGGCGAAACCGGCGGTGACCGGCGAACTCAAGATCACCGGCTACTCGGCCCACCTGCAACCCGTGGGCGCGGACCGGCTGATCGGCATCGGGCAGGAGGCGGACGGCAACGGCCGTACCCAGGGCACCCAGGTGTCGCTCTTCGACGTCTCGGACCCGGCGAAGCCCCGGCGGCTGGCGCGTTACCAGATTCCCGGGGGCTACTCCGAGGCCGAGTACGACCCGCACGCCCTGCTCTGGTGGCCCGCCGCGAACCTGCTGGTCACACCGGTGTCGACCTGGAACGGACAGGACTCGCAGAGCGTGGCCCTCGCGCTGCGGGTGACCGACGACATCAGGCTGACCGACAAGGTCTCCCATCCCGCGGCGAAGGGCTACCCGTCGATGATCCAGCGTTCGCTGGTCGCCGGAAACGTCCTGTGGACACTGTCGGACGCCGGCTTGCAGGCCTCTGAACTGTCCACGATGGACCAGCTGGCCTGGCTGCCCAACTAG
- a CDS encoding SRPBCC family protein: MKGSYDVEAQSPAACERIWALLVDASSWPKWGTVDELMPERSANISDDGHDGVGAVRAFRTGRVVTSERIVELEPCRLFAYVDAENPYLRDYRAEIRLSPAAAGGTSIRWHGTYEVAFGVHLFMRPLMNRTMRRMVEGLARAA, from the coding sequence ATGAAGGGTTCTTACGATGTCGAGGCGCAGTCGCCGGCTGCTTGCGAGCGGATCTGGGCGTTGCTTGTCGATGCGAGCAGTTGGCCGAAGTGGGGCACTGTGGACGAGCTCATGCCCGAGAGGTCCGCGAACATCTCCGACGACGGACATGACGGCGTAGGTGCCGTGCGGGCGTTTCGCACCGGCCGGGTCGTCACCAGCGAGCGGATCGTGGAGTTGGAACCGTGCCGGCTTTTCGCGTACGTGGACGCCGAAAACCCGTACCTACGCGACTATCGGGCGGAGATTCGGCTCAGTCCAGCCGCGGCCGGCGGCACTTCGATCCGCTGGCACGGGACGTACGAAGTGGCGTTCGGGGTGCATCTGTTCATGCGGCCGCTGATGAACCGGACGATGCGCCGGATGGTGGAGGGACTCGCCCGGGCTGCGTAG
- a CDS encoding ABC transporter ATP-binding protein, producing MSMTSTADAIHVRGLEKAFKDLKVLRGVDIDVARGSIFALLGSNGAGKTTLVRILSTLLRADAGTATVNGFDVAAQAADVRESISLTGQFAAVDEILTGRENLVMVAKLRHLNDPGAIADDLLRRFSLTEAGGRRVATYSGGMRRRLDISMSLIGNPPVIFLDEPTTGLDPEARLEVWQAVKELAAGGTTVLLTTQYLDEAEHLADRIAILHEGRIIVDGTLAELKQLLPPARVEYVEKQPTLEDVFLTLVGARKNGENQ from the coding sequence ATGAGCATGACATCGACGGCTGATGCGATACACGTACGGGGCCTGGAGAAGGCATTCAAGGATCTGAAGGTGCTGCGTGGTGTGGACATCGACGTGGCGCGGGGCAGCATCTTCGCGCTGCTCGGCTCGAACGGGGCGGGCAAGACCACGCTGGTGCGGATCCTGTCCACGCTGCTGCGGGCGGACGCCGGCACCGCGACGGTCAACGGGTTCGACGTCGCGGCGCAGGCCGCCGATGTCCGTGAGTCGATCAGCCTCACCGGGCAGTTCGCGGCGGTCGACGAGATCCTCACCGGGAGGGAGAACCTCGTCATGGTGGCCAAGCTGCGCCACCTCAACGACCCGGGCGCGATCGCGGACGACCTTCTGAGGCGGTTCTCGCTGACCGAGGCGGGCGGCCGGCGGGTGGCGACGTACTCCGGTGGCATGCGCCGCCGCCTCGACATCTCGATGAGCCTGATCGGGAACCCGCCGGTGATCTTCCTGGACGAGCCGACGACCGGCCTGGATCCGGAGGCCCGCCTCGAAGTGTGGCAGGCGGTCAAGGAGCTCGCCGCAGGCGGCACGACGGTGCTGCTCACGACGCAGTATCTGGACGAGGCGGAGCACCTCGCCGACCGGATCGCGATCCTGCACGAGGGCCGGATCATCGTGGACGGCACCCTCGCCGAGCTCAAGCAACTCCTCCCACCGGCCAGAGTCGAGTACGTCGAGAAGCAGCCCACCCTCGAGGACGTCTTCCTCACCCTCGTCGGCGCCCGCAAGAATGGGGAAAACCAGTGA
- a CDS encoding TetR/AcrR family transcriptional regulator: protein MAMRSDAFANVSRIVEAARKVFAGSGDGSESLNHIAKVAGVGVATLYRHFPNRQALAHAVYDRIYTTEVEPLITEFARADVPREALLDVAERLCAIIVREKALVASLGNLTEETTALLARSTESIAPILWQAQDAGNIRADIGPDDIPHLLAMVAAGLSVPTLDDGLRRRYLGLLLDALNPARATTLPSQ, encoded by the coding sequence ATGGCCATGCGCTCCGACGCGTTCGCGAACGTGTCCCGCATCGTCGAGGCAGCCCGGAAGGTCTTCGCAGGCAGCGGCGACGGCAGCGAGTCCCTAAACCACATCGCCAAGGTCGCCGGTGTGGGCGTCGCCACTCTCTACCGGCACTTCCCGAACCGGCAGGCGCTGGCCCACGCCGTCTACGACCGGATCTACACCACCGAGGTGGAGCCGCTCATCACCGAGTTCGCCCGGGCCGACGTGCCCCGCGAGGCGCTGCTGGACGTGGCCGAGCGCCTCTGCGCCATCATCGTCCGGGAGAAGGCGCTGGTCGCCTCGCTCGGCAACCTCACCGAGGAGACCACCGCGCTGCTGGCCCGCAGCACCGAGTCGATCGCGCCGATCCTGTGGCAGGCGCAGGACGCGGGCAACATCCGGGCCGACATCGGTCCGGACGACATCCCGCACCTGCTCGCCATGGTCGCGGCCGGCCTCAGCGTCCCGACCCTGGACGACGGGCTGCGCCGCCGCTACCTCGGCCTGCTCCTGGACGCCCTGAACCCGGCCCGCGCCACCACTCTGCCCAGCCAATGA
- a CDS encoding APC family permease has product MTATVERSGLRSWLLKGLNDRAARQPGPHADVHEEKPHSWWKVMCLTGVDYFSTLGYQPGIAALAAGVLSPLATLVLVLVTLLGALPVYRRVAAESPNGEGSIAMLVRLLSFWKGKLFVLALLGFAATDFIITITLSAADATAHIDENPFWPATWHGQEVLVTLVLIAALGAVFLKGFTEAIGIAVALVAVYLGLNVIVIGDALWEVLTHPHAVTDWGTALTTSHGSPLAMVGIALLVFPKLALGLSGFETGVAVMPHIKGDLQQRIRGGKRLLTTAAGIMSVFLITSSVATTILIPPAAFEPGGEANGRALAYLAHENLGTVFGSIYDISTIAILWFAGASAMAGLLNLVPRYLPKFGMAPSWARAVRPLVLVFTGAAFLITWIFDADVDAQGGAYATGVLVLITSAATAVTLAAHRAGQRGRTWAFGVITAVFVYTTIVNIVERPDGVKIAACFIAGIIAVSLLSRVFRAFELRVSHIEADHVAQGFLDELSRRQIRLIANEPDRRDAREYSEKLAQIIADNDMADQRDVLFVEVTVRDASDFETELHVRGEVLHHRYRVLTLESSSVPSALAALVLWIRDTTHRRPHIYFEWTEGNPVANFARYLIFGQGEVAPVTREMIRQAEPDRRQRPHVHVG; this is encoded by the coding sequence ATGACCGCGACGGTCGAACGCAGCGGATTGCGTTCATGGCTGCTCAAGGGCCTCAACGACCGTGCCGCACGCCAGCCGGGGCCGCACGCCGACGTGCACGAGGAGAAGCCGCACTCGTGGTGGAAGGTGATGTGCCTGACCGGCGTGGACTACTTCTCCACGCTGGGCTACCAGCCCGGTATCGCCGCCCTCGCGGCCGGCGTGCTCTCGCCTCTGGCCACGCTGGTGCTGGTGCTGGTCACCCTGCTCGGCGCCCTGCCGGTCTACCGGCGGGTCGCCGCCGAGAGCCCGAACGGCGAGGGCTCGATCGCGATGCTGGTCCGGCTGCTGTCATTTTGGAAGGGCAAGCTGTTCGTCCTGGCCCTGCTCGGGTTCGCGGCCACCGACTTCATCATCACCATCACGCTGTCCGCCGCGGACGCCACCGCGCACATCGACGAGAACCCGTTCTGGCCCGCCACCTGGCACGGCCAGGAAGTCCTGGTGACACTGGTTCTGATCGCGGCGCTCGGCGCGGTGTTCCTCAAGGGATTCACCGAGGCGATCGGCATCGCGGTGGCCCTGGTCGCCGTCTACCTGGGCCTGAACGTGATCGTGATCGGCGACGCCTTGTGGGAGGTGCTGACCCACCCGCACGCTGTCACCGACTGGGGCACCGCTTTGACCACCTCGCACGGCAGCCCTCTGGCCATGGTCGGGATCGCCCTGCTGGTGTTTCCGAAGCTCGCCCTGGGGCTGTCCGGCTTCGAGACCGGCGTGGCCGTCATGCCGCACATCAAGGGTGACCTCCAGCAGCGGATCCGCGGCGGCAAGCGGCTGCTCACCACCGCGGCCGGCATCATGAGCGTCTTCCTGATCACCAGTAGCGTCGCCACCACGATCCTGATCCCGCCGGCCGCGTTCGAGCCGGGTGGTGAGGCCAACGGCCGGGCCCTGGCGTACCTGGCGCACGAGAACCTGGGCACCGTCTTCGGCAGCATCTACGACATCTCGACCATCGCGATCCTCTGGTTCGCCGGGGCCTCAGCCATGGCCGGACTGCTCAACCTGGTCCCCCGCTATCTGCCCAAGTTCGGCATGGCCCCGTCCTGGGCCCGCGCGGTGCGGCCACTCGTGCTGGTCTTCACCGGCGCCGCATTCCTGATCACCTGGATCTTCGACGCCGACGTCGACGCGCAGGGCGGCGCGTACGCCACCGGTGTACTGGTCCTGATCACCTCGGCCGCCACCGCGGTGACGCTGGCCGCCCACCGCGCCGGTCAACGGGGACGCACCTGGGCGTTCGGCGTCATCACCGCGGTGTTCGTCTACACCACGATCGTCAACATCGTGGAACGCCCGGACGGTGTGAAAATCGCGGCCTGCTTCATCGCCGGCATCATCGCGGTCTCGCTGCTCTCGCGCGTCTTCCGGGCGTTCGAGCTGCGCGTCAGCCACATCGAGGCCGACCATGTCGCCCAAGGTTTCCTGGACGAGCTCAGTCGTCGGCAGATCAGGCTCATCGCCAATGAGCCGGATCGGCGCGATGCCCGCGAATATTCCGAGAAGCTGGCGCAGATCATCGCCGACAACGACATGGCCGACCAGCGTGACGTGTTGTTCGTCGAGGTGACCGTACGCGATGCCTCCGATTTCGAGACCGAACTCCACGTACGCGGCGAAGTGCTGCACCACCGCTACCGGGTGCTCACCCTGGAAAGCTCGTCGGTGCCCAGTGCCCTCGCGGCGCTGGTGCTGTGGATCCGCGACACCACCCACCGGCGCCCGCACATCTACTTCGAATGGACCGAAGGGAACCCGGTCGCGAACTTCGCCCGCTATCTCATCTTCGGCCAGGGCGAGGTGGCCCCGGTGACCCGCGAGATGATCCGCCAGGCCGAACCGGACCGGCGGCAACGCCCGCACGTCCACGTCGGCTGA
- a CDS encoding ArsR/SmtB family transcription factor: protein MGVEILTHGSVLARFGHALSDPTRARLLLALREGPGYPAELADLLGCTRQKLSNHLTCLRGCGLVAAVPEGRRVRYELADRRLAHALGDLLGVVLAVDPDACPDSAEKGCC from the coding sequence TTGGGCGTGGAGATCCTGACGCACGGCTCGGTGCTGGCCCGGTTCGGCCATGCCCTGTCCGACCCGACCCGAGCCCGGCTGCTGCTCGCTCTGCGGGAAGGGCCGGGCTACCCGGCCGAACTGGCTGACCTGCTGGGCTGTACCCGGCAGAAGCTGTCGAACCATCTGACCTGCTTGCGCGGCTGTGGCCTGGTGGCCGCTGTCCCCGAGGGCCGCCGGGTCCGTTACGAGCTGGCCGATCGGCGGCTGGCGCACGCGCTGGGCGATCTGCTCGGTGTGGTGCTGGCCGTCGACCCGGACGCCTGCCCCGACTCGGCGGAGAAGGGCTGCTGCTGA
- a CDS encoding ISAs1 family transposase, whose product MPAAMTVWRLLIRIDAVVLSQLLARWLRSRTTPVLVVAVEGKVACGARLSDGRQVHLLSAYDTSTGIVLAQVQIAAKSNEIPAFTPLLHQVEIVLGSLDGVLVVADALHAQVGHADLLAAGGAHLMVTAKSNQPKLFAQIKALPWAQVPVGTQTRETGHGRKETRTVKALTVATPGGLGFPNAQQAVRITRTRTIKGKTSRETSYLTISLPAGQARPADLGTWARSE is encoded by the coding sequence GTGCCCGCCGCGATGACGGTGTGGCGGCTGTTGATCCGCATCGACGCCGTGGTGTTGTCACAGCTCCTGGCCCGCTGGCTGCGGAGCCGGACAACGCCGGTCCTGGTCGTCGCCGTCGAGGGGAAGGTCGCCTGTGGTGCCCGGCTGAGCGACGGGCGGCAGGTCCATCTGCTCTCGGCCTACGACACCAGCACCGGAATCGTGCTCGCCCAGGTCCAGATCGCAGCGAAATCGAATGAGATTCCCGCGTTCACCCCACTGCTGCACCAGGTCGAAATCGTGCTGGGATCACTGGACGGCGTCCTGGTCGTCGCGGACGCGTTACATGCCCAGGTCGGGCACGCCGATCTGCTCGCCGCGGGCGGCGCGCATCTGATGGTCACGGCAAAGTCCAACCAGCCGAAGCTGTTCGCCCAGATCAAGGCCCTGCCCTGGGCGCAGGTCCCGGTCGGGACGCAGACCCGCGAGACCGGTCACGGCCGCAAGGAGACCCGCACGGTCAAGGCTTTGACCGTCGCGACCCCGGGCGGGCTGGGCTTCCCGAACGCACAGCAGGCGGTCCGGATCACCCGCACCCGGACGATCAAGGGCAAGACCAGCCGCGAGACGTCGTATCTGACGATCTCGCTGCCCGCCGGTCAGGCCCGGCCCGCTGATCTGGGCACGTGGGCGCGCTCGGAGTGA
- a CDS encoding MerR family transcriptional regulator, translated as MLTIGQLASYAGVTVRTVRHYHQIGLLPEPERDNSGYRRYGATAVVSLIKVRTLAEAGVPLSEIDSLLQADAPAFAAAIQRIDARLSDEIAQRENSRKQIAQLAAGDHAALPSEVAFYLNRLREIGASERLVHAERDGWILMTARWPDRVREWMPSKLAQLEDPRLVRLYQVLSRLLEGGEIDEALLEEAADIMAVLAEEAHAGGDVMSEDDLEDGLPFDLLDAFAVEVDPRAQRMRDLMRKRGWESWTRQERVAGPVPPVVERQRT; from the coding sequence ATGCTGACGATCGGTCAACTGGCGTCGTATGCCGGCGTCACTGTGCGCACGGTGCGGCACTACCACCAGATCGGCCTGCTGCCGGAGCCGGAGCGCGACAACTCCGGCTACCGGCGGTATGGCGCGACCGCCGTGGTGTCCCTTATCAAGGTCCGTACTCTCGCCGAAGCCGGTGTGCCGCTCTCCGAGATCGACTCCCTGCTGCAGGCCGACGCACCGGCGTTCGCCGCGGCGATCCAGCGGATCGACGCCCGGCTGTCCGACGAGATCGCCCAGCGGGAGAACAGCCGCAAACAGATCGCCCAGCTCGCCGCCGGGGACCATGCCGCGCTTCCCTCGGAGGTCGCGTTCTATCTAAACAGGCTGCGGGAGATCGGGGCGTCCGAGCGGTTGGTGCACGCCGAGCGAGACGGGTGGATCCTGATGACGGCGCGCTGGCCGGACCGGGTCCGCGAGTGGATGCCTTCGAAGCTGGCACAACTCGAAGACCCTCGGCTGGTGCGGCTCTACCAGGTCCTCTCGCGGCTCCTCGAAGGCGGCGAGATCGACGAAGCGCTGCTGGAGGAGGCCGCGGACATCATGGCCGTACTGGCCGAGGAGGCACACGCCGGCGGTGATGTGATGAGCGAGGACGACCTGGAAGATGGTCTGCCGTTCGACCTGCTCGACGCATTCGCCGTCGAGGTCGACCCCCGAGCGCAGCGGATGCGCGACCTGATGCGCAAGCGAGGCTGGGAGAGCTGGACCCGGCAGGAACGAGTAGCGGGTCCTGTGCCTCCCGTCGTCGAGCGCCAGCGGACGTGA
- a CDS encoding helix-turn-helix domain-containing protein, whose product MHRGERFDQGGYAGFDMERHVTRRLSSWDEAGWRSLLVQRFDHRPATDVIHLPASSDHHFWAITRGAGTMQVRSADGWQKYAIVPGLLGRATPGIPTEVRYTTSAAMSSVHVHVPADIVDRVSAQTKPGRQDGPGDALLAPLLNSLAAAAGQHADPMYGDIAAEFLAAHLVTHYGRRRLDAPPGREDARVRDAVALMRERLGDPLTLADLAAAANLSPYHFLRVFKRATGQTPGRHLTRLRVREAARLLDAGRTVTAVAAHCGFSSPSHLSTAFLREFGVRPSQYRLRSQG is encoded by the coding sequence GTGCATCGCGGGGAGCGTTTCGACCAGGGCGGCTACGCCGGCTTCGACATGGAGCGACACGTCACCCGGCGGCTGTCGAGCTGGGATGAAGCAGGCTGGCGATCGCTGTTGGTGCAACGCTTCGACCACCGGCCCGCCACCGATGTGATCCATCTGCCCGCGTCGTCCGATCACCATTTCTGGGCGATCACGCGGGGCGCCGGAACGATGCAGGTGCGCTCCGCCGACGGCTGGCAGAAGTATGCGATCGTCCCGGGCCTGTTGGGCCGGGCCACCCCAGGGATTCCCACCGAGGTGCGCTACACCACGTCCGCCGCGATGAGCAGTGTGCACGTGCACGTACCCGCCGACATCGTCGACCGAGTCAGCGCCCAGACCAAACCGGGCCGGCAGGACGGGCCCGGTGACGCGTTGCTCGCGCCCCTGCTGAACTCGCTCGCGGCCGCCGCCGGGCAGCACGCCGACCCCATGTACGGCGATATCGCCGCCGAGTTCCTTGCCGCACACCTCGTCACCCACTACGGCAGGCGGCGGCTGGACGCACCGCCGGGACGTGAGGATGCGCGCGTACGCGATGCGGTTGCCCTGATGCGGGAACGCCTCGGCGACCCGCTGACCCTCGCGGACCTTGCCGCGGCGGCCAATCTCAGTCCGTACCACTTCCTGCGCGTGTTCAAGCGGGCCACGGGGCAAACGCCAGGTCGTCATCTCACGCGATTGCGCGTACGCGAAGCCGCCCGGCTCCTTGATGCCGGCCGTACGGTCACCGCGGTCGCCGCGCACTGCGGCTTCTCCAGCCCTTCCCACCTGTCCACGGCTTTCCTCCGCGAGTTCGGCGTTCGCCCGTCGCAGTACCGACTCCGCTCCCAGGGCTGA
- a CDS encoding matrixin family metalloprotease: MRRAAVLASAVIAATAGLMLPASPASAYSLLGCKFTSGNLKWQPKIANSTYTTAATAAINDWNSTSTHFNFTQVSSGANVHVADGNYGATWMGNSFSGITLNSTQKNPVTNSCSGGTWDTTMVTWWNRHYTDSYTSAQRETIMVHEIGHALGLAHTASASSCSAPVMSVNIDSLVPSCGRMAPRQDDINGANALY; this comes from the coding sequence ATGCGTCGAGCCGCAGTGTTGGCTAGTGCCGTAATTGCCGCAACAGCCGGCCTGATGCTTCCGGCTTCGCCGGCGTCTGCCTACAGCCTTTTGGGCTGCAAGTTCACCTCAGGAAATCTGAAGTGGCAGCCCAAGATTGCGAACTCGACCTACACAACTGCGGCGACCGCAGCTATCAACGACTGGAACTCGACCAGCACCCACTTCAACTTCACCCAGGTCAGCAGCGGCGCCAACGTGCACGTGGCGGACGGCAACTACGGTGCGACATGGATGGGGAATTCCTTCTCCGGAATCACTCTGAATTCCACGCAGAAGAATCCCGTCACCAACTCGTGTAGTGGCGGAACCTGGGACACCACCATGGTCACCTGGTGGAACCGTCACTACACCGATTCGTACACCTCGGCGCAGCGCGAAACCATCATGGTGCACGAAATCGGCCACGCGCTCGGTCTCGCCCACACCGCTTCAGCAAGCAGCTGCAGCGCCCCTGTCATGTCAGTGAACATCGATTCGCTGGTCCCCAGCTGCGGGCGCATGGCCCCTCGGCAGGACGACATCAACGGCGCCAACGCACTGTACTGA
- a CDS encoding ABC transporter permease, translating to MNRHFFGDTGVLLSRSLRHIARSPDTIITTAIMPIAFMLLFVYVFGGAIETGTDSYVNYLLPGILIITIASGISYTAYRLFLDLQGGIFERFQSMPIARSSVLWAHVLTSLVANLISLVVVVGVALLLGFRTGTDVLGWLAVIGILVLFTLALTWIAVIPGLTAKSVDGASAFAYPLILLPFVSSAFVPTESMPGPVRAFAENQPVTSIVDALRNLFTEQPVGTGIWTALAWCAGILVVAYLFANLAYRRKIS from the coding sequence GTGAACAGGCACTTCTTCGGCGACACCGGTGTGCTGCTCAGCCGCTCGCTGCGGCACATCGCACGCAGCCCGGACACCATCATCACCACCGCGATCATGCCGATCGCCTTCATGCTGCTGTTCGTCTACGTCTTCGGCGGCGCGATCGAGACCGGCACCGACTCGTACGTCAACTACCTGCTGCCCGGCATCCTGATCATCACGATCGCCTCGGGTATCTCCTACACCGCGTACCGGCTCTTCCTGGACCTACAGGGCGGCATCTTCGAACGGTTCCAGTCCATGCCGATCGCCCGGTCGTCGGTGTTGTGGGCGCACGTGCTGACCTCACTGGTCGCCAACCTGATCTCGCTCGTGGTCGTGGTCGGGGTCGCCCTGCTGTTGGGCTTCCGCACCGGGACAGACGTGCTGGGGTGGCTGGCCGTCATTGGCATCCTGGTCCTGTTCACCCTGGCGCTGACCTGGATCGCCGTGATCCCCGGGCTGACCGCGAAGTCCGTGGACGGCGCCAGCGCGTTCGCCTACCCGTTGATCCTCCTGCCGTTCGTCAGCTCGGCCTTCGTGCCCACCGAGTCGATGCCCGGCCCGGTGCGCGCCTTCGCCGAGAACCAGCCGGTGACCTCCATCGTCGACGCGCTGCGGAACCTGTTCACCGAGCAGCCGGTCGGCACCGGCATCTGGACGGCCCTGGCCTGGTGCGCCGGCATTCTCGTGGTCGCCTACCTGTTCGCCAACCTGGCGTACCGGCGCAAGATCTCCTGA